The following nucleotide sequence is from Apodemus sylvaticus chromosome 2, mApoSyl1.1, whole genome shotgun sequence.
CCAGTAGAAGCTACACATCCTGTTCAGGTCATGAAAACCAGTTCCACTTCATCAATAGCCATCAACCTGCCACCTTTAGGAAGGTGACTTTAGTGGGAACAGTGCTTTATTGCCTCAACTCTGTCACCCTAACATTATCAAATAGATAGCAGTCCTGTGAGCATGAAAAATATGCTTTTATTATTTGTTACAGTACAGTAATTGGAACCTGACCTACGTGGTAAGAAATAAGATCATGGTTCATGTttctgggcacaggggaaaggatACGTGAAATGAATTACAGAAAACGTAATTAACCATTTGATAATGCTGACCTCTGAGTATTTTCCTGTCCTTTGAAATCCCATAGCCTCGTAGAGGGTTATAGCACTTTGCTGTATGATACTGGTCTCAAGGACAACATCAGTGTAGCCCTGGTCCCGAGCAAACTGGAGGACAGTTCTGACCAGTGCCTTCGCTATCCCCTGTCCTCGGTGCTGTGATGACACAGACAGGTGAAAGAGCTGCAGCTGCTtcctccccaatggaggatcatCGACTGGAAGACCACCCACTGTGCCCACCACCTGCCCCCCAGACTCAGCCACCCAGAAGCAGGCGCCATGTCTATTCACGTAAGACTTGGTGATGTCAGCCATGTCTGTCTGCAAACACAGGGCCACATACTCCTTGAAGGGCTGTCTGGCAAGGAGCCGCAGGAGTAGGAGCAGAAAGAAGACGGACACAACAGCCAGCAGCCAGGAGCCAGACGTCAGGACTGTAGTCAGAGGCACTGCAGATAAAAGCAGGAGGGTCTTGGGCAGCAGCAGCATGTAGCGGAAGGTGGCAGGCGCATGCTCCATCATGCCACTGGAGAACATGTCCACAACCGCTTTGTGGTCCCTCTCCTTGTACTGCCGGATCTGATAAGGAGCCATGGGGAGACTTGGGAGTCTCAGATATCAGCAATCACAGGGGACAGCTAGACCTTTCTTCTCACCTTCCTTGAGTCCTACAGGAGATAAAGGAAGCCACATGAGTTCCCTGcccccctccaccctcctcccaaCCTCCCAGGAGCCGGGTAAACTTTGCTCAAGGGTGTGTCTTCTTGTATCACTCAAGAGAATGCAGAATTCCACTGAGAAAAAGCACTGGGTTCTAGCCAAGTGACCCTGAACATGTCACTTTGCCTCTCTGATCCTGCATGTATCATAGAACATGGAAAATAACACCTGGTTTTTAGGTTGCTTTCAGGATTTACTATGGTGATCTGTATGCCGCAGAGATATGATTTGGCCCTTTCCCTCTGCCCTCCTAACCCAGTAAACTAGTTCTCTGGTAATTTTGATACCTTAACATGGCACAGTGGAAGGAGGGTGTGGTGTCCCCAGCTGGTTTCTTCCTTAGGGTCTATAGACAGTTCAGAATCCCATGTTCCCATGAGCAAGTTTCAGGAAACCCTCTTCCACCTTGTTGGGATGACTTAATCTGCCTAAAGGGCAAAAGTCATCTCCAAACACCCTGCCTTTGAATCCCCAGGAAAGTTGTCAGACTAAAGGTCCACAAGAGACCCCCTTCCCAGCCTTGACTCTCTATTCTCTCACCTGGTACCATAGAGCTGAAAGTGTTCAAGAAAGCCTCAGCCTCCAAATGGCATCCACAGAAAATATGCCTGTGCACTAGGGAACAGCCTCAGCCTGGCACCTCATTGGCTGGCTCCTGGGTAATCATAAACCAAAGGTCAAGTGCTGAAGTATGCTAGAGAGAGTCCTTGTTCACTTGATTTGCAATCGCCATAGGATtaacctggaagagaagctggctTTGGGATAACCCTCATAGAAAGATTGCCACCTCTCTTCCTGATCCCACCACCGCACACACACCTCTCACAGAGCCTTCCTGAGGTGTGCTGTGCTTCCCTATGCACATCTGCTGGATGAGCTGGAGGACTGTGGAACTCACTATTGGCTCACACATCCTGGGTAAGGGTCTGGTTCCCCATAACCAAAAGATAACCTTCACTTCGGCCTTTCCCCCTGCCCAAGCTGCACCTGTACATAGAAAAATGGATCCTGGCAGCCCCGAGACTGCCTTCCTGCTTCTCCATCTCATCATTAGGTTCTAATTGAGCCATAGTTGGGAGGCACCTGCTGGGCTGCAGGTGTCCTTTTCATCAGTATTGTGGCCATATCCAGATGACAGGCTCAAGTGGGCTTAGGGGAGAGGTTGACAGAACACCAGAAGCTGTTCCTGTGAGCTTCTGGAAGGCATTCAGTATCAACCATTGGGAAGTGAAGATCCCCTTGCcctagtttgatttctgttgctgtgataaacaccatgaccaaaaaccatCTTGTTCAGGAAAAGGTTTATCTTGGTTATATATTCCATTCACAGTCCATCCCTGAGGGAAACCGAGGCAGGGTTTAAAGgagaacaggaacctggaggcaggaatggaAGCACAAGGCATGGACAAATGTGGCTTAGTGACCCTGAACATGTCACGTTGCCTCTCTGATCATGCAGGTGTTCAGGCAGGGAAGTGGACCCAGAAGAGATGAGAGTGAATCCAGCTCAGCCTGATTTTACCAACATGCATCAGACTCAGGGAGCCTGGTGCCAGAGAGATCACTGTCAGCATCTTTAAAACTGTTTAAAACTGTTTCCAGGCAACAGTCAGTCCCATTCTAGGTGCACAATAAAACTTAAGGTGTGACTACTTAGAAACTCCTATACAAAGTACATGTGGTCAGAGAGGTGGGCTCTATAACTAGAGAGACCAGATTCTATCATAGTCTCTGACCAAGATCGCATAGAGATCAGCAAGCCATAAAGTACATGTGACATTTCCTCCAAGGATGGGTTCTGTAAACTGGGAGCTAGGGACAGAGTCTGGGATAAACATTCTTGGGGAGGTCAGCCTCTATAGCAAAAAGTGGGTGAGGTCTGGTGCTACAGATAGCAGTAAGTTCACCAAGTGGTTAACAAGCTCCACTCTCAGCTTTCTGGGCAGGTAAACAGGCAGTTTAATCTGCTCCATTGAGGAGAGGCTCCTGTGTGTTTAATGTTCCTGGTTTTCCTAGTGACCTGTGGGCAAAAAGACTTCAGTGTTCCTAACATGGGGCTGTGTGAGTCAGTGTTCTATTACTATTAAGAAACACCACGAATCTGGCAACTCttgtaaaaaagaaagtatttaattaggTGCTTGCTTAAAGGTTTAGAAGGTTAGTCCATGgtcatcatagtgggaagcagACAGTCATGGTGCTGAAGCAGAAGccgagagctttacatcctgatctgcaggcagtagGACCAGGGACAGACTGAGCCTGTCACAAGCTTTTGAAGCCCACCCACCCCGTGACACACCTCCTtgaacaaggccatacctactccaataagactATACCTCCTTATCCTTCACAAACTATTCCACTCCACAGTAGTTAAGGATGCAAATGAGTCTAttgggaccattcttattcataCTACCACCAAATCTTTCCTTACTGTTACAAGACATTGCTAATTTATTTTTGGTGTCTCTTTAACCACTGAATCACTAGGCCAAGTTAAGCTTTCTTGAAAGGGCCAGCAGTGAACCTTCAGAGGTCTTGCCTATCCTCTGTAAAAACTGTTTCTTCATTAGTGCTAATGTTTgagtataataaaaatttttgaaaacatCTGGAATTACTGGAAAAAATGACACTAAGGGAATATAAATGAAGGTACCTGTATGTGTAGAAAAGAATCTTTCAGGAGTcatattcttccagaggacatgagttccTTGAACCTTTGTCTTGGGTGGTCCACAAcaacctgtgactccagcttcaagagagtgcatgtgtacatgcatataaacatacatacattcaccccccccccacacacacacatttttaaagtcTTAAAGAACAGAtgagcaaagatcagtgaagaattACAGAGCACTACTGCCCTGTCTGTGTGCCATGGGAGACCCTGTCAGCATTCCAACGGATGAGGCAAAAGCGGGTTTAAGGATCCCAGGGAAGATTACATAAGACAGTGACACAGCAACTCTTGACCACAGCGATTAAAAAAGCAGCTCAAGGATCAATAGTCACAGTGGCACCACTCCCATCTTAAACTGTCAGTCACTGGGCAGGTGACCTGGCAGAGATGTCCATTGTACAAGCTGTGGTGACCTTTGTGTAAGGGTGGTTCTAGTAGGAATTTTGGCATTTCTTGCTTTTGGGTACACAACCTTGATATATTTCCCTTACAATCAAATGAATTTCTCTATTGACTTATTCATTGGCTGGGACTTAAGTGATTCGGGTTTGGTTTTGACAACATATGCAGAGTAACTGGAGTGTCCTAGCAGAGTTCAGCAGGGTAAGGACATTCATAACACTGAGATGGGAACTGGCTTCAGTGCCTGTCCTCAGTCTAGTCCTGAGCTTGGAAACTGCCAGCTAAACCCCGGACTCTAGTCTTGAACCAGGATATAAACCTGTCTGGAAGAAACTGGCTGAGCAGGCTTATCTGCCTCTGGATAGGAGAGAAATACTTCATGCCCTGAAGATTATGAAATGAACATGAAGACTGTGGATGTGGGAAGAAACAGGGCCCCCCAAAACCACTTTTAGGGAGTTTGAAATGTCTGATCATAGCAGGGAGTGGGAGTAGACTTGGTGCTCAAGGGTGCTCAAGGCTCAGACGCTTCTGAGTGCTAAAGTTCACGTTTATGGTGACATGAGCCAGCCTAACTTCAGCCAGATTCTAGATCGCTGGTGAAGTTGATGATGTGCCTGTGCCAAGTTTCTGGGTTAATTTTTTACatactgaattttttttaggTATCTATGATTAAAAAGTTACACTCTTTCTATCTTTTAGACATTTGACAACCACTGTGTGTCTGTCCTGCGTGTGTCTGTCCTTTTACACCTTCAGAATAGTAGAGCCATTGGGAAAGCTGAGAATTGACTGGGCTGTAAGACTCTGTAGAGCCTTAACTTACCAGAGACCCCTGAGTGAACCACGTGGAGACGGGAATCGGTGCaaaaagaggaattttatttaatccagcatgctggggtggccctgcacatggggagagaacgacCACACACAGCCTGCAAGGCGGgcttttatacagtcctcagggcagccgccattaggcgcactgtgattggcagaacagtgttacctttaaactgattggttgtTAGAGAATGAGGTAGGCGGCCACTGATCTAGGAGTAACTCTGGGCCTCCCCAcgctgcagggacctccctgtggtctgaggaatgtaaatcagcctctcccttctgggaggggcaagtgtccCATGacttttccaaagttcctgagctgaccctttcagGGCTACAAAGGAGACATGTTCTCTTAGACAAGGGTAGAAGTGGGGTCTGTCCTCTATCCAGAGGTGGATGCAGAGATGGGAATTGTACAGTGTGAGTAGAGAGGGATGAACCAATAAAGAGGGAGAGATCCATTTGCTCTCTGGGAATGGTAGAGCTTTCCAGGAATTTTCCTATCGCTTCCTTTGCCTCCTTCCTGTCCAGTTCTTTCCTCATCGTGGCAAGGTCCACTGTCTTGGGGATGGATGGGGCATCATTCAGATGCAGAGTACAACGAAGTCTGAGACTGTCTGGTGACCACTCTGACAGCCTTCTTTAGACTTCGCTTGTGTCGGCCAGTCCACCTTCACTAAGACACCTGGGTAAGGTGACAGTATGAATGATCCAGGACCTTAAGCTATCTCAGCTAGCTCCACTCCCTCAGATTCATGATTTTTCTGGAAATGAACATGCGGATTTCTAAAATATACTAACCAAGCTAATTATTTCAGTAATTAGTAAAAGAAAAGTTCATTCATAGTCTTAGTGTTGGACTTATATAACAGTTTAGAGCTGGAATGTTCCTTTATTGAAGGGTTTGTCACCAGCTGGTGACACTGTTGGGAGGTTGTAGATTCTTTAGGAGGTGGGAGACAGTCATTGGAGGTGGGTTCTAGAAGGTTAGTTGAGGTTTCTAAtctgttcctttctctttctactttctgGCTACCTTAGATCAGCCATTTTACACTCCTAGCTAGTTGCTGGCTCCTTCGTGGTGCAGTTGTTAAGGATGCAACAAACCGCCctctatttatatttaaaacatactATAACCAGAAGTACCTCACCAGGACAAGTCTCCTTACCACAGGCAAAACTGATAGGGCTGAATAACCACGGGCTGAGCGCTGAgtctgtgagccaaaataaaacatTCTTCCTTGCAAACTGACACCATGGATACTTGTTTCAGA
It contains:
- the LOC127678867 gene encoding probable N-acetyltransferase CML5 → MAPYQIRQYKERDHKAVVDMFSSGMMEHAPATFRYMLLLPKTLLLLSAVPLTTVLTSGSWLLAVVSVFFLLLLLRLLARQPFKEYVALCLQTDMADITKSYVNRHGACFWVAESGGQVVGTVGGLPVDDPPLGRKQLQLFHLSVSSQHRGQGIAKALVRTVLQFARDQGYTDVVLETSIIQQSAITLYEAMGFQRTGKYSEVSIIKWLITFSVIHFTYPFPCAQKHEP